The stretch of DNA ATCCAGCTGAGCGCTCGCTATAAGACCAATGATCAGCTTTGGTTCACCTTCTTCCACGAAGCAGGGCATGTTCTCTTTCATTCCAAGAAGGCCATTTTTGTTGATGACGGACAGATCAGCGATGAACTCGAAGCTGAGGCGGATCAATTCTCCGCGGATCTCCTCATCCCTCCCCAGCGATATACTGAGTTCCTGTCTCAGCGAGGTCGGATCAGCAGCTCTCGAGTCCAGAGGTTTGCTGATGACCTCGGCATTGCTCCCGGCATCGTGGTTGGCCGGTTGCAGCACGACGGGGTCATCTCTTTCGACATGCTGAACGGCCTTAAAGACCGCTTCGAACTCATCCAGGCGGATTGCCGCAATCAATTCCTCCCCAACCCTAGACCGCTATCTGAGCCCTGAGTCGCTCCATCCGGCCGCGGAGTCTGGTTATTGCTTTCGTTCGCACCCGGGTGACTCGCGATTCTGAGACGTGGAGCATGTCTGCAATCTCGCCCATGGAAAGCCCGTCGTAGAAGAATGCCCTGATGACTGCGGCTTCCCGGCCAGGCAGGGAGTCCACTGCCTCAGCCAGTATGGCTTCGGTCTCCGACTCCTGGAAGCAATCCGCGGGATCGGGGCCTGACGGGCTCCGGAGGAAGTCATACATAGTGCAATCCGTGTCCGCTTCCGTCGGGCTTGCGAGCGCGTCCAGGGACACGCATATCGATCTTCCTATGTCCTGCAGCCACTCGTATACGGTGGACACGTCGCTGTGGAGGAACGCCGCGATGTCCTGTATTCGGGATCGCCGGTTCGAGGAAGTCTCGGCGGTCTGGGGCGTGTATGCGGTCGTGTCTGAGTCTGCGGTCGCGCCTGCGGTGACGACCGCGGCCCGAGCTGCCTCTGCCGCCGAACTGGCGCGCTCTATGGCGCGGGCCTTCTGCCGTACTGACCTGGGTACCCAGTCCATGCGTCTTAGATAGTCCAGTATGGCCCCGCGGATGCGTTTGGCAGCGTAGAATTCGAACCTGACGCCATGGGCCGGGTCGTAGCTGTCAATTGCTTCCATCAGCCCTATCACGCCGCAGCTGATGATGTCCTCGCGGTCGATTCCAGGGATCCAGGGCCTGGGAATCCCGCGGGCAACGCGCTTGACCAGAGCCATGTGGAGGAGAGTCAGGGATTGCTTGATCTTGGGGTCGCGCGACTCTCTGTACCGCTCAAGCAACGCCGTCCCGTCGTGCATCTTACCGGTCCTCCTCTCACAGCCGCGGCGGACGCCTGCGTTCCATGCCGCGCTCTTCGCTGCTGCCGCCGGAGGGAGATGCGCGCCGGACGTCATACCAAGGCGCGCTGACTAGATAACGAAGAGACTCTTCTCGAAAGGGAAGAGTCTCGGGAGTTCCCGGCCCCTTTCGGCAGCCCGGCTGGCATAGGAACCATGGTTCCTGCAGCCCCGTGGCTTTGCGGCCCCGTCTTTCGGCGGGTGTGCCTTATTCGTATGGGACATCGATCCGATACGCGTGTTGTTGCCGAATAATTCAACACTCATTCGTTTTTTCCTTCTGTTCGAGTTGGTCTCGGGAAAGGAGAATTCGTCTCCTGGCGAGGCGGCGGAGGGATCTTTCCCCGCTGACAGCAGCCCACGCCACATCGTACTCTATAACCCCACAATTTTCCGCGGATAGAGCAGGAATGGACACATGTCCGTCGAACGTAACAACCGGTTGCACAAACTGGGAAGTGTCATGCGAGAATTGC from Bacillota bacterium encodes:
- a CDS encoding sigma-70 family RNA polymerase sigma factor; protein product: MHDGTALLERYRESRDPKIKQSLTLLHMALVKRVARGIPRPWIPGIDREDIISCGVIGLMEAIDSYDPAHGVRFEFYAAKRIRGAILDYLRRMDWVPRSVRQKARAIERASSAAEAARAAVVTAGATADSDTTAYTPQTAETSSNRRSRIQDIAAFLHSDVSTVYEWLQDIGRSICVSLDALASPTEADTDCTMYDFLRSPSGPDPADCFQESETEAILAEAVDSLPGREAAVIRAFFYDGLSMGEIADMLHVSESRVTRVRTKAITRLRGRMERLRAQIAV